A stretch of the Archocentrus centrarchus isolate MPI-CPG fArcCen1 unplaced genomic scaffold, fArcCen1 scaffold_32_ctg1, whole genome shotgun sequence genome encodes the following:
- the LOC115776479 gene encoding pleckstrin homology domain-containing family F member 1-like, producing MDQLMFAQENWERVQAVANTFGRSGKLLLQSDRVLVGEGTLVKQGRKKQQPKAFFLFNDVLAYGGVVLNGRWHKKLQIIPLEDVLLEDLEDGVRMKNQWLIRTPRKSFYVSAASYEEKRAWIEHIEECKDRVLQSGGRRSTVAFASTWIPDQASAICMRCASKFTKTHRRHHCRKCGFLVCGPCSRKRALITHIDSAKQLRVCRTCYLSLGAADEVQDSTRQRWDSAGKSDEDELEECSEEEEEEPEFRVEEEDPSRWMDSCSLYIYIRPEHIRPQT from the exons ATGGACCAGCTGATGTTTGCTCAGGAGAACTGGGAACGGGTCCAGGCCGTCGCCAACACGTTCGGGCGATCGGGGAAGCTCTTGCTTCAGTCGGACCGGGTTCTGGTCGGAGAGGGCACGCTGGTAAAGCAGGGCCGCAAGAAGCAGCAGCCCAAagccttcttcctcttcaaCGACGTGCTGGCGTACGGCGGCGTCGTCCTGAACGGCCGCTGGCACAAGAAGCTGCAGATCATCCCTCTAG AGGATGTCCTGCTGGAGGACCTGGAGGACGGTGTCAGGATGAAGAACCAGTGGCTGATCCGCACGCCCAGGAAGTCTTTCTACGTTTCTGCCGCCTCCTACGAGGAGAAGCGAGCCTGGATCGAGCACATAGAGGAGTGCAAAGACAGAGTGCTGCAGAGCGGTGGCCGCAGGTCCACTGTAGCCTTTGCCAGTACCTGGATCCCAGACCAGGCCTCCGCCATCTGCATGCGCTGTGCCAGCAAGTTCACCAAGACCCACCGTCGACACCACTGCAGAAAATGTGGCTTCCTGGTCTGCGGCCCGTGCTCCAGGAAGAGAGCGCTGATCACACACATTGACTCAGCGAAGCAGCTGAGAGTCTGCAGAACATGTTACTTGAGTCTGGGGGCCGCCGACGAGGTCCAGGACTCGACTCGTCAGAGGTGGGACAGCGCCGGGAAGTCAGATGAAGACGAGCTGGAAGAgtgcagtgaggaggaggaggaggagccagAGTTCCGtgtggaggaggaagacccCAGCAGGTGGATGGACTCCTGCTCCCTTTATATCTACATCAGGCCAGAGCACATTAGGCCCCAAACA